One part of the Candidatus Margulisiibacteriota bacterium genome encodes these proteins:
- the nusA gene encoding transcription termination factor NusA, translated as MIKIPGLHEVVNQIQAERGISKEDVLQAIKDALVMAAKRYHGTEENLKAVLDEKEGEGQIFVTKTVVKVVEDPMFEISLKEAKEYDPKVKNGQDIEIQFNPPEFGRIAAQKAKQVIMQRIIESEKNSIFEEYKDRIGNLIIGVVQRKEGKNYLINLGRTEAILDLRNQIPGEEYRIKDRIKLFFVEIIKTNRGPEVIVSRSHEGFVKKMFELEVPEIQQGVIEIKSIARKAGYRTKIAVKSNDEQVGAVGTCVGRMGARIQTILKEINGEKVDIVEWSEDPEVFIANSLKPATVVKVEIVDEENRKARALVDDEQLSLAIGKGGLNVRLASKLVGWSIDVTKKGDLESNLLEKLMAEKNNAKELTADAKEAKPEVEKEEAEESKKIKVNEAALSLGMDVNDFLVKLEELGHKVKSSTSNIDEEIFDKVKESL; from the coding sequence ATGATAAAAATACCAGGTTTACATGAAGTAGTGAACCAGATACAAGCTGAAAGAGGTATATCTAAAGAGGATGTATTGCAGGCAATAAAAGATGCTTTGGTAATGGCTGCAAAAAGGTATCATGGTACTGAGGAAAACTTGAAGGCTGTTTTGGATGAAAAAGAAGGCGAAGGTCAGATTTTTGTTACAAAGACTGTTGTTAAAGTAGTGGAAGATCCAATGTTTGAGATTTCACTTAAGGAAGCCAAAGAATATGACCCTAAAGTAAAGAATGGTCAGGATATTGAGATACAGTTTAATCCTCCAGAGTTTGGAAGAATAGCAGCCCAGAAGGCTAAGCAAGTTATTATGCAAAGAATTATTGAGAGCGAAAAGAACTCAATTTTTGAAGAATATAAAGACAGAATTGGCAACTTAATCATTGGTGTTGTTCAGAGAAAAGAAGGCAAAAATTACCTTATTAATCTTGGAAGAACAGAAGCGATACTTGATCTTAGGAATCAAATTCCTGGTGAAGAATACAGGATAAAAGATAGAATTAAGTTATTTTTTGTAGAGATTATTAAGACAAACAGGGGTCCCGAGGTTATTGTTTCCAGATCTCATGAAGGTTTTGTGAAGAAAATGTTTGAGTTAGAAGTACCAGAGATTCAACAAGGTGTAATTGAGATTAAATCAATTGCTAGAAAAGCAGGCTATAGAACCAAGATTGCTGTTAAATCTAATGATGAACAAGTAGGTGCGGTTGGAACTTGTGTCGGTAGAATGGGTGCAAGGATTCAGACTATTTTAAAAGAAATTAATGGTGAAAAGGTAGACATTGTTGAATGGAGCGAAGATCCAGAAGTATTTATCGCAAACTCTTTAAAACCAGCTACTGTTGTAAAAGTAGAAATTGTGGATGAAGAGAATCGTAAGGCAAGAGCTTTGGTTGATGATGAACAATTATCTTTGGCAATTGGTAAAGGTGGTTTGAACGTCAGGCTTGCTTCTAAATTGGTTGGTTGGAGCATTGATGTTACTAAAAAAGGTGACCTTGAGTCTAATCTGCTCGAGAAGTTAATGGCTGAAAAAAATAATGCAAAAGAATTAACAGCAGACGCCAAAGAAGCCAAACCAGAGGTGGAAAAAGAAGAAGCTGAAGAATCTAAGAAGATAAAAGTTAATGAAGCTGCTCTTAGTTTGGGTATGGATGTTAATGATTTTCTAGTAAAGCTTGAAGAGTTGGGTCATAAAGTTAAAAGTTCTACTAGTAACATAGATGAAGAGATATTTGATAAGGTTAAAGAAAGTCTGTAA
- the infB gene encoding translation initiation factor IF-2: MRVHEVAKELELTSKALLAVLLKVGVDAKSHASVLSDEDIKKVIKYLEDLEQPKVTDTIEDVVMPVQPAPFEDEKEKKDSKKEEITEEVEIKVVDINAESITVKDLCELINVPLKQVMTLILQKGMMLNLNQSIDLALASEIAQEYNIVLEQKSSDVSQKKQQRREEIFLSEIGEDERFLKDRPPVVTVMGHVDHGKTKLLDAIRKTNVVDGESGGITQHIGAYQVEISGKKITFIDTPGHEAFTEIRARGANVTDVVVLVVAADDGVMPQTKEAIHHAQSAKVPIIVAINKIDKPDANPDRVKQQLADYDLVPEEWGGKTIFVNISAKERIGIEEFLEMVLLVAETEELKANPNKKATGIILEANLSKNTGPVATVLVKSGTLRVGNPFVIGPVHGKIRALIDDAGNKIKEAGPSTPVMILGLSDVPGVGDVMQVVTSDKEAKKIATSRADELIDLKRQQKKTVSLDEFSRKINAGEMTTLNLIIKADAQGSLEAILGSINKIDVVDANIHVVHSGIGLITDSDVMLANASNGILIGFHVGIPVEIKNKAEDEGVVVKLYSIIYKMLEDIESTAKGMIKPVFQKELTGTAEVRQLFKFSKVGAIAGCFITEGKVVRGNDIEIYRGNTMIYDGSLDSLKRFKDDVKEVSSGFECGIVIDGFDNYIEGDLIKVFTLKEVKPK, translated from the coding sequence TTGAGAGTACATGAGGTAGCAAAAGAATTAGAACTTACGAGCAAAGCGCTATTAGCTGTTTTGTTAAAAGTAGGAGTAGACGCAAAGAGTCATGCCTCTGTGTTAAGTGATGAGGACATTAAAAAGGTCATTAAATATCTGGAAGATTTAGAGCAACCTAAGGTGACTGACACAATCGAAGACGTAGTCATGCCAGTACAACCTGCACCTTTTGAGGATGAAAAAGAAAAAAAAGATTCAAAAAAAGAAGAAATTACTGAAGAGGTTGAAATCAAAGTTGTTGATATTAATGCCGAGAGTATTACAGTAAAAGATTTATGCGAGCTGATTAATGTTCCGTTAAAACAGGTTATGACGCTTATTTTACAAAAAGGTATGATGCTGAACTTAAATCAGAGTATTGATCTAGCGTTAGCGTCTGAGATAGCACAAGAATATAATATAGTGCTTGAACAAAAAAGTTCGGATGTTTCTCAGAAAAAACAACAAAGAAGAGAAGAAATATTTCTTTCTGAAATTGGAGAGGATGAAAGGTTCCTTAAAGATAGACCTCCAGTAGTAACTGTTATGGGGCACGTGGACCATGGTAAGACAAAGTTGCTTGATGCAATTAGAAAAACAAATGTGGTGGATGGTGAATCAGGTGGAATAACCCAGCATATTGGAGCTTATCAAGTGGAGATAAGTGGTAAGAAAATAACATTTATTGATACTCCTGGTCACGAAGCTTTTACAGAAATTCGTGCTAGAGGTGCCAATGTTACGGATGTTGTTGTTCTAGTTGTTGCTGCTGATGATGGAGTTATGCCTCAAACAAAAGAAGCAATACATCATGCACAATCTGCAAAGGTACCAATTATTGTTGCTATTAATAAAATAGATAAGCCTGATGCCAATCCTGATAGAGTTAAACAACAATTAGCCGACTATGACCTTGTTCCTGAAGAATGGGGTGGAAAAACAATTTTCGTTAATATTTCTGCAAAAGAAAGAATAGGAATAGAAGAGTTTTTAGAAATGGTTTTATTGGTTGCTGAGACTGAAGAATTAAAAGCAAATCCAAATAAAAAAGCAACAGGAATTATCCTGGAAGCTAATTTGTCAAAGAATACAGGCCCAGTTGCTACTGTGTTGGTGAAGAGTGGAACCCTAAGAGTTGGTAATCCTTTTGTAATTGGACCAGTTCATGGAAAAATAAGGGCACTGATTGATGATGCTGGCAATAAAATCAAAGAAGCAGGACCATCGACTCCTGTAATGATTCTTGGTTTGTCTGATGTCCCTGGTGTTGGAGATGTTATGCAGGTAGTTACTTCTGATAAGGAAGCAAAGAAGATAGCTACGAGCCGTGCTGATGAGCTTATTGATCTTAAGCGTCAACAGAAAAAGACGGTTAGCTTGGATGAGTTTTCTAGAAAAATTAATGCTGGTGAAATGACCACCTTAAACTTAATTATCAAAGCAGACGCTCAGGGCTCGCTAGAAGCGATTCTTGGTTCAATTAACAAAATCGATGTTGTAGATGCTAATATTCATGTGGTTCACAGTGGGATAGGCTTAATTACTGATTCTGATGTTATGTTAGCAAATGCCTCTAATGGTATTTTAATAGGGTTTCATGTTGGGATACCAGTTGAAATCAAGAACAAGGCAGAGGATGAAGGCGTAGTTGTTAAGCTTTATAGTATTATTTATAAAATGTTGGAAGATATTGAATCAACTGCAAAAGGCATGATTAAACCAGTATTCCAAAAAGAACTTACAGGTACTGCAGAAGTTAGGCAACTTTTCAAATTCTCTAAGGTTGGAGCGATTGCCGGTTGTTTTATTACTGAAGGCAAAGTTGTTAGAGGTAATGATATTGAAATTTATCGTGGCAATACAATGATCTATGATGGAAGCTTGGATTCATTGAAAAGATTTAAGGATGACGTTAAAGAAGTTTCTAGTGGCTTTGAGTGTGGTATAGTTATTGATGGGTTTGACAACTATATTGAGGGCGACTTAATAAAAGTATTTACTCTTAAAGAGGTAAAACCTAAATAA
- the rbfA gene encoding 30S ribosome-binding factor RbfA: protein MVERHIRVAEDIKRIVSEVISKEIKDSVKLFSIPHVDLTKDISYAKIYLSFFSKNPAKDFEKINHAKGFIRSRLSKQLKLRKVPELTFLMDESIKNGADLIEKINALGVPKETTEEIL, encoded by the coding sequence ATGGTTGAACGACATATTCGTGTTGCAGAAGATATCAAAAGAATAGTTTCTGAAGTCATTAGTAAAGAGATTAAAGATAGCGTTAAGTTGTTCAGTATTCCTCATGTTGATCTCACTAAAGATATTTCTTATGCCAAAATATATTTAAGTTTTTTTTCCAAGAACCCTGCAAAAGATTTTGAAAAAATAAACCATGCGAAAGGTTTTATTCGTAGTAGATTATCTAAACAGTTGAAGTTAAGAAAAGTTCCAGAATTGACTTTTTTGATGGATGAGTCTATAAAAAATGGTGCTGATTTAATCGAAAAGATAAATGCACTAGGTGTGCCCAAGGAGACTACAGAGGAAATTCTATGA
- a CDS encoding DHHA1 domain-containing protein: MMIEKQEIVELEELISNSNKIMLLTHDFPDGDAVGSLYSFCGYLESKDKDYRFCFNNLDEELWNNLFPGFADNRVSAEDIASYGADLLVVLDCSNPDRLGPLTSALAGFEKIINIDHHGDNNFFGSLNIIKEAAATGEVLYKIYEKVEWRMDVITAKATLTAILADTGRFQFVNTHPELFLIISKILAICEMEEYFKIVQGLYEEVTLNKLQLLGKAINNVEFFGNSVAFSYIEDNATLTEGLIDQIRAIKGVKVAVLVRRVEEMIKISFRSKDASVSVRELAGKFGGGGHPGAAGATLPLTEITKQIAEIRKTVKEYAESF; this comes from the coding sequence ATGATGATTGAAAAGCAAGAAATTGTTGAGTTAGAAGAGCTTATCTCTAATTCTAATAAAATTATGCTTTTAACTCATGATTTCCCTGATGGTGATGCTGTTGGCTCATTGTATTCATTCTGTGGTTATTTAGAGTCGAAGGACAAAGATTATCGCTTTTGTTTTAATAATTTAGATGAAGAGTTATGGAATAACTTATTCCCTGGTTTTGCTGATAATAGAGTAAGTGCAGAGGATATTGCTTCTTATGGTGCTGATTTGCTCGTTGTTTTGGATTGTAGTAATCCGGATAGGCTTGGACCATTAACGAGCGCACTAGCTGGATTTGAAAAGATAATAAACATTGATCATCATGGTGATAATAATTTTTTTGGTAGTTTAAATATTATAAAAGAAGCTGCAGCTACAGGCGAAGTTCTTTATAAAATATATGAAAAGGTAGAGTGGCGAATGGATGTTATTACAGCCAAAGCTACACTGACTGCGATTTTAGCTGACACTGGAAGATTCCAATTTGTGAACACTCATCCTGAATTATTTCTGATTATCTCCAAGATACTAGCTATCTGTGAGATGGAAGAATATTTTAAAATTGTTCAAGGGCTATATGAGGAAGTAACTTTAAACAAGTTACAGTTGCTGGGTAAGGCTATTAATAATGTTGAGTTTTTTGGAAACAGTGTGGCTTTTTCCTATATTGAGGATAACGCTACTTTAACTGAAGGACTAATAGACCAGATACGTGCTATCAAAGGCGTTAAAGTGGCGGTGCTTGTAAGAAGAGTAGAGGAAATGATCAAAATAAGTTTTCGTTCCAAAGATGCCTCTGTTAGTGTCAGAGAGCTTGCGGGTAAGTTTGGTGGAGGTGGTCATCCTGGTGCTGCTGGTGCGACATTACCTTTAACGGAAATTACAAAGCAAATTGCAGAAATAAGAAAGACAGTTAAAGAGTACGCAGAGAGTTTTTAA
- the truB gene encoding tRNA pseudouridine(55) synthase TruB, producing MQSKPNIPHGFYNINKPQDWTSFDVVNKFKHLANEKKVGHAGTLDPLATGVLVVAVGKSFTKKLTELSGVDKEYEFEVTFGIETESHDLAGEVVRKVPPVGITKEKIEKAMPQFIGEIDQFPPKYSAIKKDGKKLYEYARAGIEVEIESRAVTVYEFELLSFTEEEYPKACFRAKVSKGTYVRSIAYDLGVVLGTVGVCSGLVRTAVGDFLLKDSKELSSFYEVKA from the coding sequence ATGCAGAGTAAACCCAATATTCCACATGGATTTTATAACATTAATAAACCACAAGATTGGACATCTTTTGATGTTGTTAATAAATTTAAGCATTTAGCTAATGAGAAAAAAGTTGGACATGCAGGAACTTTAGACCCTTTAGCCACTGGAGTTTTAGTTGTGGCGGTAGGTAAAAGCTTTACTAAGAAGTTAACAGAGCTTTCAGGTGTTGATAAAGAATATGAATTTGAAGTAACTTTTGGTATAGAGACAGAAAGCCATGATTTAGCTGGTGAGGTTGTCAGAAAAGTCCCACCAGTAGGTATTACAAAAGAAAAAATAGAAAAAGCAATGCCACAGTTTATTGGGGAAATAGACCAGTTCCCTCCCAAATACTCTGCAATTAAAAAAGATGGTAAGAAATTGTACGAGTATGCAAGAGCAGGTATCGAGGTTGAAATTGAGTCTAGGGCAGTTACTGTTTATGAATTCGAATTACTAAGTTTTACCGAAGAAGAATATCCCAAAGCTTGTTTCAGAGCAAAAGTATCCAAGGGTACTTATGTTAGGTCAATAGCTTATGATTTGGGTGTTGTTTTGGGTACTGTTGGGGTATGTAGTGGGTTAGTGAGA